Genomic DNA from Mesorhizobium sp. 131-2-1:
GTGGCTCACGCGCCGCTCCTGGCAACGCTTGCGCCGTCATATCAGATAAGCCTAATGTATTTGATGATCTGGCCATTGAGGGGGTGCGTCGGCGCATCTAGGTTGGGCGCTAGCATCGCCGCAGCTTGCGCTTTCGGAATGCCGGTGGCATCGGCACATGACTGGTATGAAAAACAGTGCTGCCACGACGTGCATTGCGAGCCGATGGCCATGGCGCGGTTCGCGAAATGTCAATTCGCTTCCAACCGTGACCCCCTTTTCGCGTCCAATCGCGACCCCTCTGGGTGCCCAGGTTTGGGCTTATCCGGGTAGTGCATAGGAGGGACCCGCGCCCGGAGCGCAGCGCCCTCGGCGTTGCGCGGAGCGGAGGGCGTGGGAGGTTCCTGTGCACCCACGCGGGTAAGCCCGGGAGGGGGTCCGGCGGGCCATTCGGTTAACGTGGGGAATCAAACGGCCGCCAGTTATACTGGCGGCCGTCCCTTTTTTGGATCGTCGCCCCCAGCCCGATCACCAAGTCACGAAATGACGCTTTGGCCGGACCGTCTAGGTACGAGCAGAGATCTGAGATTGGATGGTGCATAGTGAATAACCGTAGCCATCAACCGCGTCTCGGAAGTCTGCGGCTTATTCAACGACGGCGAAAAGCGACCATTCACCAGGCACCCCCTTTAACGAGTACATGCCTTGGTCAATGAACCCGATCCCCGAGCCGACAACCAGGTCTTTGACCGTATTGGACACCAGGATACTGCCCGGCGACACATTGCTGCAGATGCGTGACGCAACATGCACCGCGAGCCCACTCAGATCGGTCTCGCGCCGCTCGCATTCACCGGTATGCAGTCCAGCGCGTATGGTGAGGCCGAGACGCGACAGTTCCTGTATGATTGCCCGCGCGCACTGGATAGCCCGGGTTGGCCCGGTGAAAGCCAAAACGAAGCCATCGCCCGTGCGGTTGACTTCCTGGCCACCGAAGTTCTTCAGCTCTCGTCGCACGACACCGTCATGCGCTTGCAGAGCCTCCTTCCATTTGAGGTCTCCGATTGCCGCGAGCTTTTCGGTCGATCCAACAATATCGGTCACGAGCACGGTCAGGAGGACCCGCTCGGAGGGCGGACTATTTCGGGTTCCAGTCAGGAACTCCTGCACTTCACCTACCAGTCGTTCCTGGTCACCCCACCACGGTAAGTGATCGTCGCCGGGAAGCACGACCAACTTAGCGCCTGGAATATGATCGGCAAGATATTGGGCTTCGGGGACAGAATGCCAGCGGTCTCCGCTGCGATGCAGCACTAGAGTAGGCACCTGAACACTCGGCAAAACACCGCGGATATCGACTTCAAAACTCAGATCGTTGAGCGCTCGAACTGCACCCGGACTTGCGGAATAGCGAAGATAGGCGCCGAACCATGAGCGCGCCGCCTCATCCTTTGCCATGCTCGGCGCAGCCTGGTCGAGCTCAAAAGGCTCACCCCAATTCTCTTCCATGAGCGTGTTCCACGCGTCACGATCCTCTAGCGTTGTGCCCCACGGATAGTCAGGCGCCCAGCTTTGCCTAGCATAGCTCCCGCAGAGAATAAGCGCGGCTGTACGTTCGGGATGAGTTGCGGCGAACATTGCCGCCATGTAGCCCCCCTCGGACACGCCAAGGAGGGCTGCCCGTTCCGACCCGGCAGCATCCATGACCGCCCGGATATCATCCACTCGCTCTTCGAGCGTCGCGGGCCCGACATCTCGATCGGATAGACCCATGCCCCGACGATCGAACCTGACCAAGCGCGAGAAATTGGCGAGACGCCTGAAGAACCGCGCATAGTCGGGACTTTCCCATGCATACTCCAAATGGGAGACCCAACCTTGCGCATAGACAAGATCGATTGGCCCGTCACCAAGGACCTGATAGGCGATCGATAGATTGCCGCACTTCGCGTACTGGGTGCGTGGAGCCATGGCGGTTCGAATCCCGGAAACGAAGCCAATCTCAACCGTGGACTGGAGATATGCGATCAAGCACCGTTGAGCCTGCTTCGGACGCCACAATCAGGCCACCAATGGTAGCACGTGGCCAAGTTCCTAACCTTAGCAATCTGCATGCGGTTCATGCGTGCGTGAATTGAGGGCCAAAGGTTCCTGTTCTTGCGCTACTCTGATGGTCCGTTTGGTCGATTGCGGTCGAACGCTTGCCAGCTGGTGACGACGTCGTACTTCAGTTTTTTGTGGCGCTGCCGATAACCCGCCAATCTCAGCGGAGACCCAGAGATCCTTGCCGCCCGGCGTGGTGGAACGCAGAAATGTTGGCATGCCGGGTCGCCCTGATTTCTTTTCTGGAATCGACCTAGAAAATCTGCCCGTCTACCAGCCTACAAGGTCCCGGTAGATGAACAGATCTCGCGGCAAGGAGCAGTTAACTCCCCACATTAGCATGCGCTGGGCGGGCGCCTCGAAGTCGTCGGCCGCCAGCGGGTGGGGCGCAAGGCGAACCGCAAGGCGACGCTGCGACGCGCCGCTGACCACTACTGATCGAGTGAAAAATTTGTCCAGACGGCCCGATGCCTCACGGTGGGGGGCCTTCGTTTTGCAGACTGCGGCCGTCGCTTAATGGTTATGGGACTGCTGGAAGCCGGCCACGTCGTACTGAGAGACGCCCTTCGTGCGGCTGCTCGCCCGCGTAGTGTGTTCCCGCATTGCCATCGGGGTTGAAGGCCGAGCCCGGAGCTGCACGCGGTTTGTCACCGTGGCGAAATAGAGGTGACGAGCGGCCCAGCAGTCTGTTGGGGTATTGTTCGAACTGACCGCCGGGCCTGAGCGGCTTGGGGCTTCTCCGCCGAGTGACATTTGCCGCCCGGCCGAGGCGCGCGCGGACGCTCTCCGGGCGTAAAGAAGCGGCCGGCCAGAACGCGCGAAGGGTGAAGCCTGCTATATGCCCACAAAGAAAAAGCCCGGCGCGGGGGGGCTCCGGGCTTTTCTTTGTGGGAGAGTGTCGCTCCATACTCAAAACCGCCTGGGCGACACCGTCAGCATATATTAGACTTTGTGAATAATTCGTTGCCGAGAAGGTCCTCTCGGCGTTTGCGGTCCCCGCGCAGCCAGCGGCCGACGGCACTGGCAAGCATCAGGCCGGCGATTGCGGCTCTGGCGAGTGCGCCAGTCGATGGTCGTCGCTTCGCGTTGCTAGTCAGGGTCGCCTCCCGACATGGAGCCCCCGTGGGACCCCGCCGCCGTAGCTGTCGGAGCCCCTGTTTCCGAGCTCATGGCCAAGCTGCGTACACCGCCCGATTCTAAGTTCCGCCCTGCACCCAATCGAGCGCATGATACGCACTATTTACTTCGTCCAACCCGGCGCCTAGTTCGGCGATCCCTCGCACGCCTCCAATCGGATTGGCGAGCAATCACATAAGCGAATGGGCGGCCAGCGTCGTCTTGTAGTAGTTGACTAAAGCCCAAAGTGCTTGGCGCAGATTGCCTCCTCGAATGCAATAGAGCCAGCGCCACCTTCGCGCGTACGCACAAGCGAAAGGTTGGTCGTTGCCCTTTTTAAAGAATGAACCTCGTTCCTTTACATCGCCGGATGCCTGCCACCGCGGTCTGGCGAGCCGGGAGCGCGCGTAGCGTACATCGTGCCGAGGGCCACCGCGCCGCCTAAAAGACCATCGGCACGACCAGACCGCCGGGTGTTTTATGTCAGTGTCGCCAAGTGGACCGGCTACAGCGTCACAACTCGCAACTTGGCTGCTTCATAGTCGAATGAAACGCGGTTCCGCCCACGTTGTTTCGCTTCAAAAAGGCATCGTCCTGCGGTGCGAAGGACATCCTGAGTATCTGCATCATGAGAGATTTCCGCACCACCGATGCTGACCGTCACCTTCACACCGTCTTGTTGTGCTTTCATCGCAGGAATCCGCTCGATATGACGACGGATGTTCTCCGCAATGGTACTTGCCTGCTCCTTGCGGATGTGGCGCAACAAGACCCCAAACTCTTCTCCACCAAGGCGCCCAATCAAGTCCCCTGGGCGCGTGGCGTAGACAAGCGCCTTTGCTATCCGAACCAGAGTCTCGTCACCCTTAGAGTGTCCGTGCTTATCGTTGATTGAAGAGAAGTGATCGGGATCGATCAGGAGGAGTGTGTCGCATTCCCCTTCATCGCGGCTTCTGTCCATCCTTGCCATGAATTCACCGCGGCTAAGCAGTCCCGTCATCGGGTCATGACTGGTGACGAAGGTGAGCCTGTCATGCGTCTGTGTCAGGGCTGCATGTGACTTCTCCAACTTGTCACATGTTTCCCGAATCATTTCCGCCTGAGTGAAGATGTAGGCACTCACCGGCATCCCGATGAGGATGGGTATAAAGGTACATTCCACCCAGCTCAGCCAGTCGATAGGCATCTGCAGCGCAAGCCTGGCCGTAAACGACAAACCGAAGGTCCCGACGACTGCAATTATCGTCACGACCATTGATTTTCCCAGAATACGCTTGGTGCGCGGCGTCATATTGTCCCTTCAGAGACTGGCGATAGTTCTTTAGACACCGTCGCTGAACAAGCTCTTACGAAGTCCATTAAGATTATTTTGGACTTGAACGGCAGGAAGCGAAAGTGCCGCCGATCACGGCCGACACAGCGAGCAAGGTGCCGACAGAGCGGCGCATTTTGGCAACGGTTAAAATTCGAGTTTTTCGAATCTGCCGGCGTTAGTTTTCAGATGCTATTCCATGCTGCATGGATGGTGAGCAGTGAATATGCGTGGCCCAGGTTGGATCAGAGATATGCGGCAGGCTGAAGCTGAGCAGATGCGGGAGCGAATCGCTCGGCTTGAATGCGAACTTATCAATGCGGCCGCGTCGAAAGGCAAATCCAAGTTGCAAGACATCGGTCACGAGCTTCAATCGCAGAAGGCGCGGCTAGCACGCCTCGAACAATGCCTAGCGTGGATGCCGAAGCGGCACTGATGTCGCGCCCCATTGGCCCCGGCCCATGTTTCGGCAGACGCTTGCGAAGAGAGGCTCTGCGCTGGCCCCCCGCAAAATTGTCGCTACTACTTTCGACGGGCGGCGGGCGAGGAGTTTTTTGAGAGGCCAACCCCTCCATCCGCCGCTTGGAACGTCGTGCAGATGGCGCGCCCTGTACGGGCGCGCACTTACGAGGGCGTAGTTTAGTTGCGCGATCGTCGGTCGACCCAAGCCCCATGAGCAACCAAGCCAAAGGCCTTAGCTGTCCGGCCGCGTAATAGCCAGTCGGAGCGCTGTCCGGTTTGTAAGCCCGACTTTCCGTCACCAAGGTTGATGCCGATACGAAACTCGACTTGCGGCCGACCGGTTTGATTTCGCTCGTGCATCGTTCGCTGGATTGCCACGGCGCACTCGACGGCTGCGATAACACTGCCGAATTCGACCAGCATGCCATCACCCATCTTCTTAACGATGCGGCCATGACTCCGGGCAACGGCCGGATTGAACGTCTCGTCCCAAATCCGCTGCAACGCGGAATGAGTTCCCGCCTCGTCTGCCTCCATCATTCTTGAGTAGCCAACAACGTCCGTAGCCAAGATGGCGGCGAGTCTACGATTGATTTGCTGCTGCATCAGGCGCACCCCCCGCCGCGGCACGCTGAGTGACCATCGGCACTTCTTGAAATTATACCGTAAACACGGCGGGCGCGGAGCAAATCTATGCAGTCTTGAAAATCGATCGGATCTCAAGCCGCCCGTTGACTTTGGGAAGGTGGTTTGGCCACGGACGAGGTCGTAGGGCGAACGCGATAGAAGTACCCCTTTCCGGGCGCAAATAGCCACCGAGCGGCCAAACGGCGACTCGTGGCGCGCGCAAGGTTGACCATTCTAGGATAGACTCTTTTGTGCGCGAACTCTTCGACCGCTCTCGCGATGCCGGCAGGCGTTCTCAGGTCGAGTGCACGTGGTAGGTCTACGCGCAACGCAACTCATGGGGCGCAGAGCTGACCTTCGTGCGGGCAGACTTCGACGTCGGCAGTTGGCGCAAACCACTACCTTCAGCGTGGTCGCTGGCAATGTCTGCTTTCAGGCAGTGGCGAGGCGAACTTGAACGGCCGATATTTGCCGCTACTAGACATTTTGCATGCCGAAGCGGCACACCTTCAGATACCGTCGCCGCGAACAACGGCGGTAAGGTAGCCGTTTCAGGGCGCTTCCACCCCGATGACGTAACGCTGCAGCACCGGCCCGACATTGGCAATGATGTCTTTTGGGTCATGGCCACGACCGGCGGTGTAGTCGCAGCAGACAGCGGCACGTTGCCAATCCCAGCAACTGGCTGGCGACGAGCCCGGCGGGTCAACCGGCGCCGCAGGGTTGCCAAACGCCGCAACGACCGGTCTGAACTGATCGGCGAATAACGCGCACCTTCTCGGCGGCGAATTCGTTCAACGCCGCTGAGCTCACGATGATGACCATGCCGGTGGCGGTGGGCGAGCCCTCCCATGTCCTGAGAAAACGTCTAATGATCGCGTCACCGATGGAAGCCCGGTCGGTCACCCGCGGCCGCGGCCGACGTTGGGCGACGAGGCGTAGGCTTTTTGCGCTCGCCCTCGGTGAACCGTAATTGATCCCGCTTGAAACCGGCTAACGTGACAGCTGGCGCCCCAGTGCGTGCGACAGCTCCTACAATGGCAGTTCCCCACCCATAGGGCTCGTAGCGCACCGCACCGCGCACGCACCCGACAGAATACGCCCTGCCAGGTTCTTGCATGATCACCTCCTCCGTGCACAGCGCACGGTGCCAGCCCTTCGAGAGACCTCATACGGCTTGAGGCCAGATGTTCTGGTTGAGCCGGAACAGGTTCGCCGGATCGTACTTGTTCTTGAGCGCGGCGAGTCGGGCATATTTTTCCGGGCCATAGGCAGCCGCGACCCGGTCAGGGCCCTCGTCCGCGGCAGCGCCGAGATAGTTCACATAAACGCCACCCGAAGAATAGGGCGCCATCGCATCCCAAAGACCGCGAACCCACTGCGGCGCTTGCTGGCGCCAGATGC
This window encodes:
- a CDS encoding BBE domain-containing protein, with amino-acid sequence MIYGIWRQQAPQWVRGLWDAMAPYSSGGVYVNYLGAAADEGPDRVAAAYGPEKYARLAALKNKYDPANLFRLNQNIWPQAV
- a CDS encoding adenylate/guanylate cyclase domain-containing protein — protein: MQQQINRRLAAILATDVVGYSRMMEADEAGTHSALQRIWDETFNPAVARSHGRIVKKMGDGMLVEFGSVIAAVECAVAIQRTMHERNQTGRPQVEFRIGINLGDGKSGLQTGQRSDWLLRGRTAKAFGLVAHGAWVDRRSRN
- a CDS encoding GGDEF domain-containing protein, translated to MTPRTKRILGKSMVVTIIAVVGTFGLSFTARLALQMPIDWLSWVECTFIPILIGMPVSAYIFTQAEMIRETCDKLEKSHAALTQTHDRLTFVTSHDPMTGLLSRGEFMARMDRSRDEGECDTLLLIDPDHFSSINDKHGHSKGDETLVRIAKALVYATRPGDLIGRLGGEEFGVLLRHIRKEQASTIAENIRRHIERIPAMKAQQDGVKVTVSIGGAEISHDADTQDVLRTAGRCLFEAKQRGRNRVSFDYEAAKLRVVTL
- a CDS encoding adenylate/guanylate cyclase domain-containing protein gives rise to the protein MIAYLQSTVEIGFVSGIRTAMAPRTQYAKCGNLSIAYQVLGDGPIDLVYAQGWVSHLEYAWESPDYARFFRRLANFSRLVRFDRRGMGLSDRDVGPATLEERVDDIRAVMDAAGSERAALLGVSEGGYMAAMFAATHPERTAALILCGSYARQSWAPDYPWGTTLEDRDAWNTLMEENWGEPFELDQAAPSMAKDEAARSWFGAYLRYSASPGAVRALNDLSFEVDIRGVLPSVQVPTLVLHRSGDRWHSVPEAQYLADHIPGAKLVVLPGDDHLPWWGDQERLVGEVQEFLTGTRNSPPSERVLLTVLVTDIVGSTEKLAAIGDLKWKEALQAHDGVVRRELKNFGGQEVNRTGDGFVLAFTGPTRAIQCARAIIQELSRLGLTIRAGLHTGECERRETDLSGLAVHVASRICSNVSPGSILVSNTVKDLVVGSGIGFIDQGMYSLKGVPGEWSLFAVVE